Proteins from one Trichocoleus sp. genomic window:
- a CDS encoding RuBisCO accumulation factor 1, with protein sequence MTVLPPNSANQPSDELDVAALLQSLRRKEGNWVAWGQACQQLQKSGYSPQQIFEETGFEPIQQNQVMVAAQVYQSIATGGAAPEILVRFDRTGSDTLYEFRILAQAERVAAATLAVEKGIDSETSHEVAKAIKEYSRISKKPEGFTAAAGDAVAHHYWKLAKQQADLQARSRLIALGLRFAQSETARQQVERLLTDFSVTRSRPAPRLPFYRLESASDQPRVIPVVGKLPLTIADLQAVPFVTSEGAFDLVKFSATGAWVALPGWQVIFAAEDPVAILTDSTQLPNAELDQPEEVLVVVDRAQQEWDAESYFVVEQSEQLQIDWFEEAPSQSLIGRVILILRPKKVLDEEYNKELWQIEE encoded by the coding sequence ATGACCGTACTTCCCCCCAATTCTGCAAACCAGCCCTCTGATGAACTGGATGTTGCTGCACTACTACAATCACTTCGACGTAAAGAAGGGAACTGGGTGGCATGGGGGCAAGCTTGTCAGCAGCTGCAAAAATCGGGATATTCACCACAGCAGATCTTTGAGGAAACTGGGTTTGAGCCAATCCAGCAGAATCAAGTCATGGTAGCGGCTCAAGTCTATCAATCGATCGCGACGGGTGGAGCCGCACCAGAAATTCTGGTAAGGTTCGATCGCACAGGCAGTGATACGCTTTACGAGTTTCGGATTCTGGCACAGGCAGAGCGAGTTGCCGCAGCGACGCTTGCTGTTGAAAAGGGAATTGACTCTGAAACGTCTCATGAAGTCGCAAAAGCAATAAAGGAGTATTCGCGGATCTCCAAGAAACCAGAAGGGTTTACAGCAGCGGCGGGAGATGCGGTTGCTCATCACTACTGGAAGCTGGCGAAACAACAGGCTGATCTGCAAGCTCGATCGCGTCTCATCGCTCTAGGATTGCGTTTTGCCCAAAGTGAAACTGCACGGCAGCAAGTTGAACGATTACTAACAGACTTTTCAGTGACTCGGAGTCGTCCTGCGCCTCGGCTGCCTTTTTATCGGCTCGAATCTGCCAGTGACCAACCCAGAGTCATTCCCGTTGTGGGCAAGCTGCCTTTGACGATCGCAGATTTGCAGGCAGTTCCCTTCGTTACCTCAGAGGGGGCATTTGATCTGGTTAAATTTTCTGCAACGGGGGCATGGGTGGCGCTACCCGGATGGCAGGTCATTTTTGCAGCAGAAGATCCGGTCGCAATTTTGACGGATAGTACGCAATTGCCGAACGCTGAACTGGATCAACCCGAGGAAGTGCTCGTTGTGGTCGATCGGGCTCAGCAGGAATGGGATGCTGAAAGTTACTTTGTGGTCGAGCAATCCGAGCAGTTGCAGATCGATTGGTTTGAGGAAGCACCCAGCCAAAGTTTAATCGGGCGAGTTATTTTAATTCTGCGACCGAAGAAGGTGCTGGATGAAGAATATAACAAAGAACTCTGGCAGATTGAGGAGTAG